Proteins from a single region of Candidatus Woesearchaeota archaeon:
- a CDS encoding V-type ATP synthase subunit A, translating into MAEKSDKKQTGILYRIAGPVVVVRGLNACMYDIVRVGKERLMGEVIRIDGENTVVQVYEDTTGIMPGEPVENTGQRLSVELGPGLLTSIYDGIQRPLPVLQAEMGDFILRGVDAPGLNHEKKWDFKPLKKKGDMVKGGDFIGEVQETPTFLHKIMVPPGMEGKISEIKPGKFTVDDTVCTLEGSQGNHKIAMMQRWPVRVARPYAKKQAPSVPLLTGQRVFDIFFPLAKGGAAAIPGPFGAGKTVSQQQLAKWSDADVIVYVGCGERGNEMTEVLTEFPHLKDPRSGGPLMDRTVLIANTSNMPVAAREASVYTGVTLAEYFRDMGYHVAMMGDSTSRWAEAMREISSRLEEMPGEEGYPAYLATRLAEFYERAGMVIPLGTTKEGSVTVIGAVSPAGGDFSEPVTQNTLRVVKTFWALDAKLAQRRHFPSINWLTSYSLYMDGLEPWFTKHAAADWRALVTRMMTILQEEDKLLEIVQLVGSDSLPPKQQLTLEVARLIREFLLQQNAFHDIDTYCDLKKSYLLMKTVLLYADHATAALEQKARVTDLLAIKAKDRIGEAKFERDYETLLKEVQKSIESEIRALSR; encoded by the coding sequence ATGGCAGAAAAATCAGACAAAAAACAAACTGGAATTTTATATCGAATCGCAGGACCTGTTGTGGTCGTTCGCGGTCTTAATGCATGCATGTATGATATTGTACGTGTAGGCAAAGAACGCTTAATGGGTGAAGTCATCCGTATTGATGGTGAGAATACTGTCGTTCAAGTTTACGAGGATACTACTGGTATTATGCCTGGTGAGCCAGTTGAAAACACTGGTCAGCGTTTATCTGTTGAATTAGGTCCAGGTCTTCTTACATCTATTTATGATGGAATTCAACGTCCTCTTCCTGTTCTGCAAGCAGAGATGGGTGATTTTATTCTTCGCGGTGTTGATGCACCTGGTCTTAATCACGAGAAAAAGTGGGACTTTAAACCACTTAAAAAGAAAGGTGATATGGTTAAAGGTGGCGATTTCATTGGTGAAGTTCAAGAAACGCCAACATTCCTCCATAAAATCATGGTTCCTCCAGGTATGGAAGGAAAAATTAGTGAAATTAAACCAGGTAAATTTACCGTTGATGATACTGTTTGTACACTTGAAGGATCACAAGGTAATCACAAAATTGCTATGATGCAACGCTGGCCAGTACGTGTTGCACGTCCTTATGCTAAAAAACAAGCGCCTAGTGTTCCACTCTTAACTGGTCAACGTGTCTTTGACATTTTCTTTCCTCTTGCCAAAGGTGGTGCAGCTGCTATTCCAGGTCCGTTTGGTGCAGGAAAAACCGTTTCACAGCAACAACTCGCAAAATGGAGTGACGCTGATGTTATCGTCTATGTAGGGTGTGGCGAACGTGGTAACGAGATGACCGAAGTTCTTACTGAATTTCCTCATTTGAAAGATCCTCGTTCCGGTGGCCCATTGATGGATCGTACTGTTCTTATTGCTAATACCTCTAACATGCCCGTCGCAGCGCGCGAAGCAAGCGTTTATACTGGTGTTACTCTTGCAGAATATTTCCGTGATATGGGATACCATGTTGCGATGATGGGAGATTCAACTTCACGTTGGGCAGAAGCAATGCGTGAAATTTCCTCACGTCTTGAAGAGATGCCTGGTGAAGAAGGATATCCTGCGTATCTTGCAACTCGTCTTGCTGAATTTTACGAACGAGCGGGCATGGTTATTCCTCTTGGGACAACCAAAGAAGGATCTGTTACGGTTATTGGTGCAGTATCTCCTGCAGGTGGAGACTTCTCCGAACCAGTTACCCAAAATACGCTTCGTGTCGTTAAAACATTTTGGGCATTGGATGCAAAACTTGCTCAACGTCGTCATTTTCCATCGATTAACTGGTTGACCAGTTATTCTTTGTACATGGATGGGTTAGAACCATGGTTTACCAAACATGCAGCAGCAGATTGGCGTGCTTTGGTAACTCGCATGATGACGATCTTGCAAGAAGAAGATAAACTTCTTGAGATTGTTCAACTGGTAGGTTCAGATTCTCTTCCTCCAAAACAACAACTTACTCTTGAAGTTGCTCGTTTGATTCGTGAGTTTCTCTTGCAGCAAAATGCCTTCCACGACATTGATACCTACTGTGACTTGAAAAAGAGTTATCTCTTGATGAAAACAGTCTTGTTGTATGCTGATCACGCAACAGCCGCACTCGAACAGAAAGCACGCGTAACTGATCTACTTGCAATTAAAGCAAAAGATCGTATTGGAGAAGCGAAGTTCGAACGTGACTATGAAACACTCTTAAAAGAAGTACAGAAGAGCATTGAATCTGAGATTCGTGCTCTCTCCAGGTGA
- a CDS encoding V-type ATP synthase subunit F (produces ATP from ADP in the presence of a proton gradient across the membrane; the F subunit is part of the catalytic core of the ATP synthase complex) yields the protein MKEIAVVGNPEFTLGFRLAGIRIVVDDVSQVASLFSNATIGVVIMQEEIFAGLDPRVREDVVSSLDPVFVVLSKETRQDELRKMIIQSIGVDLMKEN from the coding sequence ATGAAAGAAATCGCCGTTGTGGGAAATCCCGAATTCACGTTAGGCTTTCGTCTTGCTGGAATACGTATCGTTGTTGATGACGTATCGCAAGTTGCTTCGCTTTTTTCAAATGCTACCATTGGTGTGGTAATCATGCAAGAAGAAATTTTTGCTGGATTAGATCCACGTGTACGTGAGGATGTGGTTTCATCTCTTGACCCGGTTTTTGTTGTGCTTTCCAAAGAGACACGACAGGATGAATTGAGAAAGATGATTATTCAATCCATTGGTGTGGATCTCATGAAAGAGAATTAG
- a CDS encoding V-type ATPase subunit, with product MTNVGIARVGLLKRIGIGGVNHSLSKRRIRFSPYTYARVAVMKSTLLAKQDYDRLEKMGYYEVLRFLQDSSYKKEIDDHEVLAHGLKVVEQALNANLMRTFRKLHAISQGSLQELIALYLLRYDIANMKTVLRAKAAHIPTAHVTPLLYDSLNYAPAFWESVLSKETFEQTISALAPFKEMKIVSSDLFVLENVLDQYYIDRMVEFARSVRGEGRAILAFVEQEIETLNIKMLLRFVNDGNYDVTPHLLSPSYFIHTLAKIHSKSAFAAYLHRHKRTALTGDEPDYDVRLEIDLERSLLRKESLLMHRHLLSANYILGFMFAKEIEVRNLKIIVKGKKLAVAAKYVDQLVVS from the coding sequence ATGACTAACGTAGGCATAGCAAGAGTAGGACTGTTGAAGAGAATCGGGATTGGTGGAGTAAATCATTCACTGTCCAAACGTCGGATCCGTTTCTCTCCCTACACTTATGCTCGTGTTGCAGTAATGAAATCAACGCTTCTTGCTAAACAGGATTATGATCGTCTTGAGAAGATGGGCTATTATGAAGTTCTGCGTTTCTTGCAAGATTCGTCTTACAAAAAAGAAATTGATGATCATGAAGTTCTGGCTCATGGTCTTAAAGTTGTCGAACAAGCATTAAACGCAAACTTAATGAGAACATTTCGTAAGCTTCATGCGATTTCGCAAGGCTCACTTCAGGAATTGATTGCGTTGTATCTTTTACGCTATGATATTGCGAATATGAAAACGGTATTACGTGCTAAAGCAGCTCATATTCCAACGGCTCATGTTACTCCTCTTTTATATGATTCACTTAACTATGCACCTGCATTTTGGGAATCGGTGTTATCAAAAGAAACATTTGAACAAACTATTAGTGCACTTGCTCCATTTAAAGAGATGAAAATTGTTTCGTCTGATCTTTTTGTGTTGGAGAATGTACTTGATCAATACTACATTGATCGTATGGTTGAATTTGCTCGAAGTGTGCGAGGTGAAGGACGAGCTATCCTTGCGTTTGTTGAACAAGAAATTGAAACCCTCAACATTAAAATGCTTCTTCGTTTTGTTAATGATGGGAATTATGATGTCACTCCACACTTACTTTCACCCTCTTACTTTATTCACACTTTAGCTAAGATTCATTCTAAATCTGCGTTTGCAGCGTATTTACATAGGCATAAGAGAACTGCACTTACTGGTGATGAACCAGACTATGATGTGCGACTTGAAATTGATCTGGAGAGATCGCTTTTACGCAAAGAATCTCTTTTGATGCATCGCCATCTCTTAAGCGCGAATTATATCTTGGGCTTTATGTTTGCTAAGGAAATCGAAGTACGCAATCTCAAAATCATTGTCAAAGGCAAAAAACTTGCTGTGGCAGCAAAATATGTTGATCAATTGGTGGTGAGCTAA
- a CDS encoding V-type ATP synthase subunit K, with protein MAAEQAGLIAIGAGIAIGVSALAAAWAESSIGTAAVGAMAEKESLFGKGLILTVIPETIVIFGLVAAILIIGLAG; from the coding sequence ATGGCAGCAGAACAAGCAGGATTAATTGCAATTGGCGCAGGCATCGCGATCGGTGTAAGTGCACTTGCAGCAGCGTGGGCAGAAAGCTCAATTGGTACCGCCGCAGTAGGCGCAATGGCAGAGAAAGAGAGTCTCTTTGGAAAAGGTCTTATCTTAACAGTTATTCCAGAAACCATTGTAATCTTTGGTCTAGTAGCAGCAATCTTGATCATTGGTCTTGCAGGATAA
- a CDS encoding V-type ATP synthase subunit I, with amino-acid sequence MKPEQMLKCRIVAAKTQLSAVINALYDLELYHITPHVKGDSNLDIGTPQHGAEELSKILVQIRAILAQFPPVSAPKKLATLTPDAFTKLLASTRRFCSDATVLLSSKNTLQSQRDQLALQKEQLALLSSFKVDLAALLSSKILGVAVGKVARVDEAKAVLATQKSLTIQWKEDILLVIFTKDEESKIRSLLSTVGFTQFNLDDHTQPISQLQKSTEQQLKRIQGEFDTVTQKIKKMHEQLPHLAGLESHLAVEIRKQELPLVFATTQSSFVAEGWVPASQKAAIENSLTKVTKNNIHIEFEKPDHHAQPPVKMKNSRIAKPFESLLELYSLPSYSEIDPTFMLWITFPFFFGFMLGDVGYGAVLAVLFYVLRKKLPASSKPLVTVLLFASIVSIIFGGVFGEVFGFEHVSQETGQSWCDNLGLCLHQETLMEHGESLIVYDFPRLLNRAHSHVTILGFELLTVLVVGAIIGFIHLNLGLLIGTINEWQHHGFVHALEAKISWIILEAGAILAVMSTLHMIPLHYLVGVGVAVIGVVLLAIGEGVQGIVEIPAIISQTLSYMRLGAVGLAGVGLAVVVNEKLALPFIDKGGIFIVIGIVIMLFGHLINLLLGVIGPFLHGVRLHYVEFFSKFYRGGGVAYEPFGKKNEKEGSN; translated from the coding sequence ATGAAACCAGAGCAAATGTTGAAGTGTCGGATTGTTGCAGCAAAGACTCAACTCTCTGCTGTTATTAATGCTCTTTATGATTTAGAATTATATCATATTACTCCTCATGTAAAAGGAGACTCCAATTTAGATATTGGTACGCCCCAGCATGGCGCAGAAGAATTATCCAAAATTCTCGTTCAAATTCGAGCTATTCTTGCTCAATTTCCACCAGTTAGTGCACCTAAAAAGCTCGCGACTCTTACTCCAGACGCATTTACCAAGCTTCTTGCCAGCACACGTCGCTTTTGCAGTGATGCAACAGTGTTATTAAGTTCTAAAAACACATTACAATCACAACGAGATCAACTTGCACTCCAAAAAGAACAACTTGCCCTGCTTTCTTCATTCAAAGTTGACCTTGCAGCACTATTATCTTCCAAAATTCTAGGTGTGGCAGTAGGAAAAGTTGCGAGAGTTGATGAAGCAAAAGCAGTGCTTGCAACTCAAAAATCACTTACGATCCAATGGAAAGAAGATATTCTTCTTGTTATTTTTACCAAAGATGAAGAGTCAAAAATACGTTCACTTCTCTCAACAGTGGGGTTTACCCAATTTAATCTGGATGATCATACTCAACCTATTTCACAATTACAAAAATCAACTGAGCAGCAGCTCAAGAGAATTCAGGGGGAATTTGATACAGTCACACAAAAAATAAAAAAAATGCATGAGCAACTCCCTCATCTTGCTGGATTAGAATCACATTTAGCAGTTGAAATTCGTAAACAAGAATTACCTCTTGTATTCGCAACGACACAAAGTTCTTTTGTGGCAGAAGGTTGGGTTCCTGCATCGCAAAAAGCAGCTATTGAAAACTCTCTCACTAAAGTTACAAAAAACAATATTCATATCGAATTTGAAAAACCAGATCATCATGCTCAACCACCCGTGAAGATGAAGAATTCACGTATCGCTAAACCATTCGAATCATTACTAGAGCTCTATAGCTTACCTTCCTATTCAGAAATTGATCCTACATTTATGCTTTGGATTACGTTTCCATTTTTCTTTGGCTTCATGCTAGGGGATGTTGGCTACGGTGCTGTACTTGCTGTACTGTTTTATGTTCTACGTAAAAAACTACCAGCAAGCTCCAAGCCGTTGGTAACAGTCTTACTCTTTGCCTCCATTGTGTCAATCATTTTTGGTGGCGTCTTTGGTGAAGTCTTTGGTTTTGAACATGTCAGTCAAGAAACAGGTCAATCTTGGTGTGATAATCTAGGTTTATGTTTACATCAAGAAACACTGATGGAACATGGCGAGTCTTTGATCGTATATGATTTTCCACGATTGCTTAATCGTGCGCATAGTCATGTTACTATCTTGGGTTTTGAACTCCTTACAGTATTAGTTGTCGGGGCAATTATTGGGTTTATTCACCTTAATTTAGGGTTACTTATCGGAACAATTAATGAATGGCAGCATCATGGTTTTGTGCATGCGCTTGAAGCAAAAATAAGTTGGATCATTTTGGAAGCAGGTGCTATTTTGGCTGTTATGTCGACTCTTCACATGATACCTCTTCATTATTTGGTGGGTGTAGGAGTAGCGGTTATTGGGGTGGTCTTACTCGCAATTGGCGAAGGCGTACAAGGTATTGTTGAAATTCCTGCAATTATCTCTCAAACATTAAGCTACATGCGCTTAGGTGCTGTGGGTTTAGCAGGAGTTGGTCTTGCTGTGGTTGTGAATGAGAAATTGGCATTACCTTTTATTGATAAAGGTGGTATTTTCATAGTCATAGGAATTGTCATCATGTTGTTTGGACATTTGATCAATTTACTCTTAGGAGTTATCGGTCCATTTTTACATGGGGTGCGTCTTCATTATGTTGAGTTCTTCTCTAAGTTCTATCGAGGAGGAGGAGTTGCATATGAACCATTTGGTAAGAAAAATGAGAAGGAAGGGAGTAACTAA
- a CDS encoding aminoglycoside phosphotransferase family protein, with protein sequence MNGLAILVGFLDAVTVVNAIGSYYFTNRDVKRRMTSILDLLSVRDQAHPAPGFLNSSERFVSEPCGTISRYGGYVLTSNIHLPDDSSFTLIQKNVPSRFAHTLRGAAAQKYIRSHLDDQRVPLLVDVSTELGAISEGRMNQILLTNVENGEQRNTLIRETLDTLIEISVKEKSRKEVSNLGNPHFTFADYVDVVAHEFCAPPRSRGKTELGELLTHRYNQAAMRYYDLARDERPRLSRSQYLALPARFREVSFDQFDAIFQEHWSGRLGSAFKVAYDLEVRSKLKHDEFVHGDLHPYNVLVPTGTKSKLGINTGDANITLIDWDRAGYGDLFAELTSFIQYSSLDESSRAENEQYLDEKLHSQGIIVSDERRGAAQKEHTIYSLYKITFMIEYLSSQHEVEPGLVNNLKQVAQNLYSRSLEVVESEGLRNAIKDRFGVFVDYVESTNTSYQENMDSRVWSLIMQSLKPVDETELSRIKRDVDEKIFRRYARTQALESGFRMLGYSLAVTHGMMGMMADEYHLDSTPFYATAVMALVSGFAVGGGVRKYLHKLERD encoded by the coding sequence ATGAACGGGTTAGCAATACTTGTAGGTTTTTTGGATGCTGTTACAGTAGTTAATGCTATAGGTTCATATTATTTTACTAATCGCGATGTAAAACGAAGAATGACTTCGATACTCGATCTTCTTAGTGTTCGTGATCAAGCACATCCAGCTCCGGGATTTCTTAATTCAAGCGAACGTTTTGTTTCAGAACCCTGTGGTACTATTTCTCGTTATGGTGGTTATGTTCTTACTTCTAATATTCACTTACCAGATGATAGTAGTTTCACATTAATCCAAAAGAATGTACCCTCTCGCTTTGCTCATACATTACGTGGAGCTGCTGCACAAAAATATATTCGTTCTCATTTAGATGATCAACGAGTTCCACTCCTGGTAGATGTAAGTACAGAATTGGGGGCAATTTCTGAAGGAAGAATGAATCAAATACTTCTCACAAATGTAGAAAATGGAGAACAACGTAATACTTTGATTCGTGAGACTCTTGACACACTCATTGAGATCTCTGTTAAAGAGAAATCACGTAAAGAAGTTAGTAATCTTGGTAACCCTCACTTCACATTTGCAGATTATGTTGATGTTGTCGCTCATGAATTTTGTGCGCCTCCTCGATCTCGTGGAAAAACTGAATTAGGAGAATTACTCACTCATCGTTATAATCAAGCAGCCATGCGTTACTATGATCTTGCTCGAGATGAACGACCCCGATTATCACGTTCACAGTATTTGGCTCTCCCTGCTCGATTTAGGGAGGTATCGTTTGATCAATTTGATGCTATTTTTCAAGAGCATTGGTCAGGTCGTCTTGGGTCTGCATTCAAGGTTGCCTATGATCTAGAGGTACGTTCAAAGCTTAAACATGATGAATTTGTCCATGGCGATTTACATCCATATAATGTGTTGGTACCAACCGGTACAAAATCTAAACTTGGTATCAACACTGGTGATGCCAATATCACGTTGATTGATTGGGACAGAGCAGGTTATGGTGATCTTTTTGCCGAATTAACATCTTTTATCCAATATAGTTCATTAGATGAATCTTCACGAGCCGAAAATGAACAATATCTTGATGAAAAGCTACATTCTCAAGGAATCATCGTTTCTGATGAACGTCGAGGAGCAGCACAAAAAGAACATACCATATACTCATTGTATAAAATCACGTTCATGATTGAATATCTTTCTTCTCAGCATGAAGTGGAACCTGGTCTTGTGAACAATTTGAAGCAGGTCGCACAAAATCTTTATTCACGTTCATTAGAAGTAGTTGAAAGTGAGGGGCTACGTAATGCGATTAAAGATCGTTTTGGAGTATTCGTAGACTACGTTGAATCAACAAATACTAGTTATCAAGAAAATATGGATTCTCGAGTTTGGTCATTAATTATGCAATCATTAAAACCAGTCGATGAAACAGAATTATCACGAATCAAAAGAGATGTTGATGAAAAGATATTTCGTCGCTATGCTCGTACTCAAGCATTAGAAAGTGGTTTTCGAATGTTAGGGTATAGTCTTGCTGTTACACATGGTATGATGGGGATGATGGCAGATGAGTATCATCTTGACTCCACACCATTTTATGCAACTGCAGTTATGGCTCTCGTAAGTGGATTTGCTGTAGGTGGTGGTGTTCGAAAGTATCTTCACAAGCTAGAACGTGATTAA
- a CDS encoding VOC family protein has protein sequence MQIKELGHVVLYVTDIDKVGNFYKDILGFNQIARQPGMAAFSGGRTHHELLLIEVGGKAVHKSTQPGLYHIGFKIGDTDQELKEAIQNLKEKNVTIVGTADHWVTHSLYVLDPDGNELELYVDINDGWKKDPSMVMKPTRHLNI, from the coding sequence ATGCAAATTAAAGAACTAGGCCACGTTGTACTTTATGTCACAGATATAGACAAAGTAGGAAATTTCTACAAAGACATTCTCGGTTTTAACCAAATTGCTCGACAACCAGGTATGGCAGCATTCTCCGGTGGCAGAACGCATCATGAATTACTTTTGATCGAGGTCGGCGGCAAAGCAGTGCACAAAAGCACACAACCAGGTTTGTACCACATCGGTTTTAAAATCGGCGATACGGATCAAGAACTCAAAGAAGCGATTCAAAATCTTAAAGAAAAAAATGTAACGATCGTTGGCACCGCTGATCATTGGGTGACCCACAGCCTCTACGTTCTCGACCCAGACGGTAATGAATTAGAATTATATGTTGATATCAATGACGGTTGGAAGAAAGATCCATCGATGGTTATGAAACCAACACGACATTTGAATATCTAA
- the queG gene encoding tRNA epoxyqueuosine(34) reductase QueG encodes MGQSSLLKDQLRTLALDVGFNLVGFTDSSIESEIKDAYDTWLLNKQHASMDYMKRTQEMRKDSSLLLPGVQSIIVVALSYVPMAQPVCSLAHEHDGEGCVALYARSRDYHHVFKGMMKKFDEQAQQMFEQNGIRDAQLLAACDTKPVFEKYFAYKAGLGFIGRNSLLITKEFGSYVMLGCFLTTVPIEPDVPFEGTCGNCTRCLDACPTKALVGPRTLDSSKCIAYWTIEHRGEFPVQAPPLFGNMFGCDICQVVCPYNKKALGQDVSPLRVRRVDDVLNVGEMLSLSEQEFRLRYSGTPLMRAGYSGMQRNAKKLNRKIN; translated from the coding sequence ATGGGTCAGTCCTCACTTTTGAAAGATCAACTTCGTACACTTGCACTTGATGTAGGTTTCAATTTGGTTGGTTTTACTGATTCGTCTATTGAGTCTGAGATTAAAGATGCGTACGATACTTGGCTGTTGAATAAACAGCATGCGTCGATGGATTATATGAAGCGTACACAAGAGATGCGAAAAGATTCCTCCCTTCTTTTGCCAGGTGTGCAGAGTATTATTGTTGTGGCACTCTCTTATGTGCCGATGGCTCAACCCGTATGTTCTCTTGCCCATGAACATGATGGAGAAGGATGCGTGGCGTTGTACGCACGGAGTCGAGATTACCATCATGTGTTTAAAGGGATGATGAAGAAGTTTGATGAGCAAGCGCAACAGATGTTTGAACAGAATGGTATTAGAGATGCGCAACTTCTTGCTGCGTGTGATACTAAACCAGTGTTCGAGAAATACTTTGCCTATAAAGCAGGACTAGGTTTTATTGGTCGTAATTCTTTGTTGATTACCAAAGAGTTTGGTTCATATGTGATGTTGGGGTGTTTTCTTACAACTGTTCCTATTGAACCAGATGTTCCTTTTGAGGGGACGTGTGGTAATTGCACTCGCTGTTTAGATGCCTGTCCGACCAAAGCACTTGTTGGACCTCGCACACTTGATTCGTCAAAATGTATTGCCTATTGGACGATTGAACATCGTGGAGAATTTCCAGTGCAAGCACCACCTCTCTTTGGCAACATGTTTGGCTGCGATATTTGTCAGGTGGTGTGTCCGTATAATAAGAAAGCGTTGGGGCAGGATGTTAGTCCGTTGCGAGTCCGAAGGGTAGATGATGTTTTGAATGTGGGTGAGATGTTGTCGTTATCTGAACAAGAATTTCGTTTGCGGTATTCTGGAACGCCATTGATGCGGGCAGGGTATAGTGGAATGCAGAGGAATGCGAAGAAGTTGAATAGGAAAATTAATTAG